Proteins from a single region of Deinococcus aquaedulcis:
- a CDS encoding DUF805 domain-containing protein has translation MNEYLKVIRGNYANFKGRARRREYWMFFLVNFFISLILSVVSNALGWTLTPDTTNPLRSLGVLDGLYTLFVLVPALAVSVRRLHDTGRSGWWQLIAVIPLVGPLVLLFFLVQDSEADENDWGANPKALGSQSAAPLRQW, from the coding sequence ATGAATGAATACTTGAAGGTCATACGGGGGAATTACGCCAACTTTAAAGGCCGCGCCCGCCGCCGCGAGTACTGGATGTTCTTCCTTGTTAACTTTTTTATCTCGCTGATCCTGAGTGTCGTTAGCAATGCGCTAGGTTGGACCCTTACTCCAGACACCACCAACCCCCTGAGAAGCTTGGGCGTACTGGACGGCCTGTACACCTTGTTCGTTTTGGTGCCTGCTCTGGCTGTCAGCGTGCGCCGTCTCCACGACACGGGCAGAAGCGGATGGTGGCAACTGATTGCCGTCATTCCACTGGTGGGCCCACTGGTCTTGCTGTTTTTCCTGGTTCAAGACAGTGAGGCCGACGAGAATGATTGGGGTGCCAATCCTAAGGCGCTGGGCTCTCAGAGCGCTGCTCCCCTGCGCCAGTGGTAA
- a CDS encoding glycerophosphodiester phosphodiesterase, with the protein MHNKWVGAALAGLLVSCGAGQAPANGFITGKTLNIAHQGGEHLWPSNTMLAYRNAAALGVDLLEMDMHATRDGALVLSHDDTLDRLTDRKGRIADLTLAEVLAADAGYALSTDGGQSFPFRGQGVRVAQLNEVLAAFPSLPLIIELKQARPSIAAPFCKALRDAGATGRVIAASFSDEALNEFRRVCPEVITSMTERELRPLVLLSKVGLAALAPAPGRVAQVPVRAAGLEVVTPGFVRAMHARGVAVQVWTINDPAEMRRLRDMGVDGIITDRPDLLKQVLAESAAGGR; encoded by the coding sequence ATGCACAACAAATGGGTGGGAGCGGCGCTGGCCGGGCTGCTGGTGTCGTGTGGCGCAGGGCAGGCCCCGGCAAATGGGTTTATCACCGGCAAAACACTGAATATTGCCCACCAGGGCGGCGAGCACCTGTGGCCCAGCAACACCATGCTGGCCTACCGCAATGCGGCGGCGTTGGGGGTCGACCTGCTGGAGATGGACATGCACGCCACGCGCGACGGCGCGCTGGTCCTCTCGCACGACGACACGCTGGACCGCCTAACCGACCGCAAAGGGCGCATCGCCGACCTGACGCTGGCCGAGGTGCTGGCTGCCGACGCCGGGTACGCCCTGTCCACCGACGGCGGTCAGAGCTTTCCCTTCCGGGGCCAGGGGGTGCGAGTGGCGCAGCTGAACGAGGTGCTGGCGGCTTTCCCGAGCCTGCCCCTGATTATCGAACTCAAGCAGGCGCGGCCCAGCATCGCCGCGCCGTTCTGCAAGGCGCTGCGTGATGCGGGTGCCACCGGGCGCGTGATTGCGGCCAGCTTCAGCGATGAGGCCCTGAACGAGTTCCGCCGTGTGTGCCCCGAAGTCATCACCTCCATGACCGAGCGCGAACTGCGGCCCCTGGTGCTGCTGAGCAAGGTGGGGCTGGCCGCCCTGGCCCCCGCCCCGGGCCGGGTGGCGCAGGTGCCGGTGCGCGCCGCCGGTCTTGAGGTGGTCACTCCCGGCTTTGTGCGCGCCATGCACGCGCGCGGCGTGGCCGTGCAGGTCTGGACGATCAACGACCCGGCCGAGATGCGCCGCCTGCGCGATATGGGCGTGGACGGCATCATCACCGACCGGCCAGACCTGCTGAAACAGGTGCTGGCCGAATCAGCGGCCGGCGGACGCTAG
- a CDS encoding DUF805 domain-containing protein, with translation MNEYIKVIKNNYANFQGRARRREFWMFTLINTIIMVLLALPWYPAYISSVSQGETGLPFGAGGVAGIFSLLYMVYSLAVLLPNLAVSVRRLHDTGKSGWWYLLNLIPFGSIVVLVFMVLDSQPGSNKWGPNPKGQGAGATPAANW, from the coding sequence ATGAACGAGTACATCAAGGTGATCAAGAACAACTACGCTAACTTCCAGGGCCGTGCCCGGCGCCGCGAATTCTGGATGTTTACGCTGATCAACACCATCATCATGGTGCTGCTGGCGTTGCCCTGGTATCCAGCCTACATCTCGTCCGTCTCGCAGGGTGAGACCGGCCTGCCCTTCGGCGCAGGTGGCGTGGCGGGCATCTTCTCGCTGCTGTACATGGTGTACTCGCTGGCCGTCCTGCTGCCCAACCTGGCCGTCAGCGTGCGCCGCTTGCACGACACCGGCAAGAGTGGCTGGTGGTACCTGCTGAACCTGATTCCGTTCGGCAGCATCGTCGTGCTGGTGTTCATGGTGCTCGATAGCCAGCCGGGCAGCAACAAGTGGGGCCCGAACCCCAAGGGTCAGGGCGCCGGCGCGACCCCCGCCGCCAACTGGTAA
- a CDS encoding permease prefix domain 1-containing protein: MTPEERFVRAATRGLRGQARRDAQAELRSHIHERATQLQLILGATAEADARAQAMRELGAPAHIARGLRRTHWRWSAGMGVLAASVLLTSWVANAYSRGQPDVTRLIHQVLFSSSPWVNPCQGRRACVALQSAGVPLESELRSQGLMHSSQARPFLSGLGIQTHGLFQKTLVLPGKAALSARPFEVEVGRLGYPGRRRGYLNVAGVLAQGARQGWPLQVDSATLGVRVAGRPIAPDTQVNLRTIEAYLEIELDQKLLPAVRAAAQVQESPGEPPFASRAWAAATLRPALQNRVNLAVSRPGQLYALVTFSPRRVFSNQVWLPELNALAVPSRGGRLSFPVIAWGDEQPQLNFVASQAQFLKELRAGREAAMLLAVPNDLTPMSQLHVVPLPPGPVTAGCNACPEARTVKVP, from the coding sequence ATGACCCCTGAAGAACGCTTTGTGCGCGCCGCCACCCGGGGCCTGCGGGGCCAGGCCCGCCGCGACGCCCAGGCCGAGTTGCGCTCGCACATCCACGAGCGGGCCACGCAGCTGCAACTGATCCTGGGTGCCACCGCCGAAGCCGACGCCCGCGCACAGGCGATGCGGGAACTGGGCGCGCCAGCCCACATTGCCCGGGGCCTGCGCCGCACCCACTGGCGCTGGTCGGCGGGCATGGGGGTGCTGGCTGCCTCGGTGCTCCTGACCAGTTGGGTGGCGAATGCCTACAGCCGGGGGCAGCCCGACGTCACACGGCTGATTCATCAGGTGTTGTTTTCCTCGTCGCCGTGGGTGAATCCCTGTCAGGGGCGCCGGGCCTGTGTGGCCCTGCAGAGCGCTGGGGTGCCCCTTGAGTCTGAACTGCGCAGCCAGGGCCTCATGCACAGCTCGCAGGCGCGGCCTTTCCTGAGCGGTCTGGGGATTCAGACGCACGGCCTCTTTCAAAAAACGCTGGTGCTGCCAGGAAAAGCCGCGCTGTCGGCCCGGCCCTTCGAGGTGGAGGTGGGGCGGCTGGGGTACCCCGGACGCCGGCGGGGATACCTGAACGTGGCCGGAGTGCTGGCCCAGGGGGCTCGGCAGGGCTGGCCGCTGCAGGTGGACAGCGCCACCCTGGGCGTTCGGGTGGCTGGGCGGCCCATCGCCCCAGACACGCAGGTGAACCTGCGCACCATTGAGGCCTACCTGGAAATCGAACTGGACCAGAAGTTGCTTCCAGCAGTCCGGGCCGCCGCCCAGGTTCAAGAGTCGCCCGGCGAGCCACCTTTCGCCTCAAGGGCCTGGGCGGCGGCGACGCTGCGGCCCGCCTTGCAAAACCGGGTGAATCTGGCGGTGTCGCGTCCCGGGCAACTCTATGCCCTGGTCACCTTCAGCCCGCGCCGCGTCTTTTCAAATCAGGTCTGGCTGCCCGAGTTGAATGCGCTGGCGGTGCCTTCGCGGGGTGGCCGCCTTTCCTTTCCGGTCATCGCGTGGGGTGACGAACAGCCCCAGCTGAACTTCGTGGCGTCCCAGGCGCAGTTTCTGAAAGAACTTCGGGCGGGGCGCGAGGCGGCCATGCTGTTGGCCGTCCCCAACGACCTGACGCCCATGAGCCAACTGCATGTCGTGCCGCTGCCCCCGGGGCCCGTGACTGCAGGGTGCAATGCGTGCCCAGAGGCGCGCACAGTGAAGGTGCCATAA
- a CDS encoding glutaredoxin domain-containing protein produces the protein MIKMYTTSWCPDCHAAKRALTSKGLAYEEINIEQDEQAAQYVMSVNGGKRSVPTLVHGDVAASLSGFRPQKLDAFLAQAGL, from the coding sequence ATGATCAAGATGTACACGACGAGCTGGTGCCCCGACTGCCACGCGGCCAAGCGCGCCCTGACCAGCAAGGGGCTGGCCTACGAGGAAATCAACATTGAGCAGGACGAGCAGGCCGCCCAGTACGTGATGAGCGTGAACGGCGGCAAGCGCAGTGTGCCCACCCTGGTGCACGGCGACGTCGCCGCCAGCCTGAGCGGTTTCCGCCCGCAGAAGCTGGATGCGTTTCTGGCGCAGGCGGGGCTGTAA
- a CDS encoding GNAT family N-acetyltransferase codes for MDGIRMTWTAHLTPRAGVTPELEQDLRALLQAAYPQWAAFWAGASFWGSEPEWHLWLAGPEGRPAAQLGCGRRVAEVGGQELTLMGVGGVATHPAVQGQGLGRQLLGELAAFLRAQPLADFAFLQCREEVAPFYERSGLSRVPNPAHFLDPDEGEWVTNAGPTLILPVRRALGDWPPGTVQLRGLPW; via the coding sequence ATGGACGGAATCCGTATGACCTGGACGGCGCACCTCACCCCGCGCGCCGGGGTCACACCGGAGCTGGAGCAGGACCTGCGCGCCCTGCTGCAGGCCGCCTACCCGCAGTGGGCGGCGTTCTGGGCGGGCGCCTCCTTCTGGGGCAGCGAGCCAGAGTGGCACCTGTGGCTGGCGGGGCCAGAGGGGCGCCCGGCCGCGCAACTGGGCTGCGGGCGGCGCGTGGCCGAGGTGGGCGGGCAGGAGCTGACGCTCATGGGCGTGGGTGGGGTCGCCACCCACCCAGCCGTGCAGGGCCAGGGGCTGGGCCGGCAGTTGCTGGGCGAACTCGCGGCGTTTCTGCGGGCCCAGCCCCTGGCCGACTTCGCCTTTCTGCAGTGCCGCGAAGAGGTGGCCCCTTTTTACGAGCGCAGCGGTCTGAGCCGCGTGCCCAACCCTGCCCACTTTCTGGACCCGGATGAGGGCGAGTGGGTGACCAACGCCGGGCCCACGCTGATCCTGCCGGTGCGCCGCGCCCTAGGCGACTGGCCGCCCGGCACCGTGCAGCTGCGCGGCCTGCCCTGGTGA
- the thrS gene encoding threonine--tRNA ligase, whose protein sequence is MHVTLPDGKQLDLPQGATALDAAQAIGPRLAQDALAATANGDLVDLMSPLPDGARITLITKKNPADAAPVFRHSLGHVMSQAVGEFYRAKGHSAEAVKRGVGPSIENGWYQDFDLPEPLREEDLPEIERLMREIIARGLPFSRREVSKAEALAQFPHDPYKQELIRDLPDDEAITLYQQGDYVDLCRGPHFPSTGKLPGSFKLMSTSGAYWRGNEKNPILQRVYGVAFATQKELDEYLHALEEAKRRDHRKLGKELELFTIDPLVGRGLPLWLPNGTVLREELAAFLKQQQFQRGYQGVITPNIGNLDLYKTSGHYQNYSDSNFSPITVDDEEYMLKPMNCPHHMRIYASKPRSYRDLPVRLAEFGTVYRYEQSGELNGLTRVRGFTQDDAHIFCRPDQLKSEFLNVLDLTVLVLKTFGMNDVRFRVGTRDPESEKYVGEDSYWEMAEGQIIAAVEEVGLPYSVEPGDAAFYGPKLDFVVKDVLGREWQLGTIQVDPNLPERFDLTYVGEDGQDHRPIVIHRAPFGSLERFVGILIEHYAGDFPLWLAPRQVMIIPIADRHNEYAEALRAELHAAGLRAEVDDSSNRMQAKVRTAELSKIPVMLIVGDKEAEAREVSVRERTPEGLKERKGVGFDDLKAELLERYKSRA, encoded by the coding sequence ATGCACGTAACGCTGCCCGACGGAAAACAACTCGACCTGCCCCAGGGCGCCACCGCCCTGGACGCCGCCCAGGCCATTGGCCCCCGCCTCGCGCAGGACGCCCTGGCCGCCACCGCCAACGGCGACCTCGTGGACCTGATGAGCCCGCTGCCCGACGGCGCGCGCATCACGCTGATCACCAAGAAGAACCCCGCCGACGCCGCCCCCGTGTTCCGCCATTCGCTGGGCCACGTCATGAGCCAGGCGGTGGGGGAGTTCTACCGCGCCAAGGGCCACAGCGCCGAGGCGGTCAAGCGCGGCGTGGGCCCCAGCATCGAGAACGGCTGGTATCAGGATTTCGACCTGCCCGAGCCCCTGCGCGAGGAAGACCTGCCCGAAATCGAGCGCCTGATGCGCGAGATCATCGCCCGGGGCCTGCCCTTCAGCCGCCGCGAGGTGAGCAAGGCCGAGGCCCTGGCGCAGTTCCCCCACGATCCCTACAAGCAGGAACTCATCCGCGATCTGCCCGACGACGAGGCCATCACACTCTACCAGCAGGGCGACTATGTGGACCTGTGCCGGGGCCCGCACTTTCCCAGCACGGGCAAGCTGCCGGGCAGCTTCAAGCTGATGAGCACCAGCGGCGCCTACTGGCGCGGCAACGAGAAAAACCCCATCCTGCAGCGGGTGTACGGGGTGGCCTTTGCCACGCAGAAGGAACTGGATGAGTACCTGCACGCCCTGGAAGAAGCGAAGCGGCGCGACCACCGCAAGCTGGGCAAGGAGCTGGAACTCTTCACCATTGACCCGCTGGTGGGCCGGGGCCTGCCGCTGTGGCTGCCCAACGGCACGGTGCTGCGTGAGGAACTGGCCGCCTTCCTCAAGCAGCAGCAGTTCCAGCGCGGTTACCAGGGCGTGATCACGCCCAACATCGGCAACCTGGACCTGTACAAGACCAGTGGGCACTACCAGAACTACAGCGACTCCAACTTCTCGCCCATCACGGTGGATGACGAGGAGTACATGCTCAAGCCCATGAACTGCCCGCACCACATGCGGATTTACGCCAGCAAGCCCCGCAGCTACCGCGACCTGCCGGTGCGTCTGGCCGAGTTCGGCACGGTGTACCGCTACGAGCAGTCCGGCGAACTGAACGGGCTGACGCGCGTGCGCGGCTTCACGCAGGACGACGCCCACATCTTCTGCCGCCCGGATCAGCTGAAGAGCGAATTCCTGAACGTGCTGGACCTGACGGTGCTGGTGCTGAAGACGTTCGGCATGAACGACGTGCGCTTCCGCGTGGGCACCCGTGACCCGGAGAGCGAGAAGTATGTGGGCGAGGACAGCTACTGGGAGATGGCCGAGGGGCAGATCATCGCCGCTGTGGAAGAGGTGGGCCTCCCCTACTCGGTGGAACCGGGCGACGCCGCCTTTTACGGCCCCAAGCTGGACTTCGTGGTCAAGGACGTGCTGGGCCGCGAGTGGCAGCTGGGCACCATTCAGGTGGACCCCAACCTGCCCGAGCGGTTTGACCTGACCTACGTGGGCGAGGACGGCCAGGACCACCGCCCCATCGTGATTCACCGCGCGCCGTTCGGCAGCCTGGAACGCTTTGTGGGCATCCTGATCGAGCACTACGCCGGGGATTTCCCGCTGTGGCTGGCGCCCCGCCAGGTGATGATCATCCCCATTGCCGACCGCCACAACGAATACGCAGAGGCCCTGCGCGCCGAACTGCACGCCGCCGGCCTGCGCGCCGAGGTGGACGACAGCTCCAACCGTATGCAGGCCAAGGTGCGCACGGCAGAACTCAGCAAGATTCCGGTCATGCTGATCGTGGGCGACAAGGAAGCCGAGGCGCGCGAGGTGAGCGTGCGCGAGCGTACGCCTGAGGGCCTGAAGGAGCGCAAGGGCGTGGGCTTTGACGACCTGAAGGCCGAACTGCTGGAGCGCTACAAGAGCCGGGCGTAA
- a CDS encoding GNAT family N-acetyltransferase, whose product MSPAVSPTIRPLSPADFAQARPMLLDMGFVDDEAALAGRFPAFCTRPDWALLGAFQGGQLLGYAAAHDTGPDLRSGHAHRTAKLHDLYTHPAARRQGVGRALMREVETWARGRGLRYLYWYANLHGATPAYVGMGYTPGDEGQEGYRFFELDFGVENTRRPHPERGQ is encoded by the coding sequence ATGTCTCCTGCTGTGTCCCCCACCATCCGGCCCCTGAGTCCTGCAGATTTCGCGCAGGCACGCCCCATGCTGCTGGACATGGGCTTTGTTGACGATGAAGCGGCGCTGGCCGGACGCTTTCCGGCCTTCTGCACCCGCCCCGACTGGGCGCTGCTGGGGGCGTTTCAGGGCGGGCAATTGCTGGGCTACGCCGCCGCGCACGACACTGGCCCGGACCTGCGCTCGGGCCATGCCCACCGCACCGCCAAGCTGCACGACCTGTACACCCACCCGGCCGCCCGCCGCCAGGGCGTAGGCCGCGCCCTGATGCGCGAGGTGGAAACCTGGGCGCGGGGCCGGGGCCTGCGCTACCTGTACTGGTATGCCAATCTGCACGGGGCGACCCCCGCTTACGTGGGCATGGGGTACACCCCAGGTGACGAGGGGCAGGAGGGCTACCGCTTCTTCGAACTGGACTTTGGCGTCGAGAACACCCGCCGCCCGCACCCGGAGCGCGGCCAGTGA
- a CDS encoding PadR family transcriptional regulator produces MQGRERDGNLLRGSLEFLLLASLEGGALYGLRIIQDVQNKTGGHFSFKEGTLYPALHRLEKRGLIRAEVQPSDVGGPPRKYYHLTDSGVRELHRQRDAQRAHAAALRPFLEFA; encoded by the coding sequence ATGCAAGGTAGAGAACGGGACGGCAATCTGCTGCGCGGCAGCCTGGAATTCCTGCTGCTGGCCAGCCTGGAAGGGGGGGCGCTGTATGGCCTGCGCATCATTCAGGACGTGCAGAACAAGACGGGTGGCCACTTCAGCTTCAAGGAGGGCACGCTGTACCCGGCCCTGCACCGCCTGGAAAAGCGCGGCCTGATCCGCGCCGAGGTGCAGCCCAGTGACGTGGGCGGCCCGCCCCGCAAGTACTACCACCTGACCGACAGCGGCGTGCGCGAACTGCACCGCCAGCGTGACGCCCAGCGGGCCCACGCCGCCGCCCTGCGCCCCTTCCTGGAGTTCGCATGA
- a CDS encoding metallophosphoesterase, whose product MWNDVRRAMGVLLVGSLVACAPAVTGSPDPGLNAPRVALEAGRPERLRLVVMGDQGTGTDIQRRVAQGMAAVCAAQGCDLGAALGDNFYPAGPKEATSPLFRERFEELYGALGIPFVMVLGNHDESWLWGGDGADPRGAAAQVAYSRLNPQWVMPGRQYQASVGGLLDLFVVDTAPLAAYLPSVQPQERPGGPWDAAQRAWLARSVAQSAARWRLVLGHHPLYSNGKHGDAGAYDNLPFAFQRGGAVRELYKVACSQADLLLSGHDHALQVFAPQPDCPGTWTAVSGAAGEVGGSRRGTRSAAFEVYGQPGFLWLDITPETLTIRAYTVGEGGAVTMTEAARLTRRP is encoded by the coding sequence ATGTGGAACGATGTGCGGCGGGCAATGGGGGTACTGCTGGTAGGGAGCCTGGTGGCCTGTGCGCCAGCGGTCACGGGCTCACCAGACCCAGGCCTGAACGCGCCGCGCGTGGCCCTAGAGGCCGGGCGCCCTGAGCGCCTGCGGCTGGTGGTGATGGGCGACCAGGGCACCGGCACCGACATTCAGCGGCGGGTGGCCCAGGGCATGGCCGCCGTGTGCGCCGCCCAGGGCTGCGACCTGGGCGCGGCACTGGGAGACAACTTTTACCCGGCGGGTCCCAAAGAGGCCACCTCGCCCCTGTTCCGCGAGCGCTTTGAGGAGCTGTATGGGGCGCTGGGCATTCCTTTCGTCATGGTGCTGGGCAATCACGATGAATCCTGGCTCTGGGGCGGCGACGGCGCCGATCCGCGCGGCGCGGCCGCCCAGGTGGCCTACAGCCGCCTTAACCCGCAGTGGGTGATGCCGGGGCGCCAGTATCAGGCCAGCGTGGGCGGCCTGCTGGACCTGTTCGTGGTGGACACTGCGCCGCTGGCTGCCTACCTGCCCTCGGTGCAGCCCCAGGAGCGGCCCGGTGGGCCCTGGGACGCGGCGCAGCGTGCATGGCTGGCGCGCAGCGTGGCCCAGAGTGCGGCCCGCTGGCGGCTGGTGCTGGGGCACCATCCCCTGTACAGCAACGGCAAACACGGTGACGCCGGGGCTTACGACAACCTGCCCTTCGCTTTTCAGCGCGGCGGCGCTGTGCGCGAACTGTACAAGGTGGCCTGTTCCCAGGCCGACCTGCTGCTCAGCGGCCACGACCACGCCCTGCAGGTGTTTGCCCCCCAGCCCGATTGCCCCGGCACCTGGACCGCTGTGAGCGGCGCCGCTGGCGAGGTGGGCGGTAGCCGCCGGGGCACGCGCTCCGCTGCCTTCGAGGTGTACGGCCAGCCCGGCTTTCTGTGGCTGGACATCACCCCAGAGACGCTGACCATCCGCGCCTACACGGTGGGGGAGGGCGGCGCCGTGACCATGACCGAGGCGGCCCGCCTGACCAGGCGCCCATGA
- a CDS encoding phosphotransferase enzyme family protein — protein sequence MSTPFAQLSRPAQVARLRASAQAALQAYPLEVRRLRLLNHGFNTTFRVDTTSGERYALRLNVNSRRSPAQLAAEVAWLAALAQDTDLQLPVPRPRRDGALLGEVWNEALGAPLPATLFSWLPGRDLGEQATPRQLREVGRAAALLHRHAQGFTLPAGVALQSLRDPLMGMGDNLRPGPLLPEDALAVVQAVRTQVDAVLARLYAAQAPRPLHADLHLWNVKWHRGRLSVFDFDDSGLGLPVQDLTISAYYLRPKAELEAALLDGYAAVAPLPDVAPADYETLVAGRAVVLLNDLLVNTNAELQAILPRYVPNSVTKLRAYLDSGVFRHDVPGLLDKS from the coding sequence ATGTCCACGCCCTTCGCCCAGCTGTCCCGCCCCGCACAGGTGGCGCGCCTGCGTGCTTCGGCCCAGGCGGCCCTGCAGGCCTACCCGCTGGAGGTCCGGCGCCTGCGCCTGCTCAACCACGGCTTCAACACCACGTTCCGGGTGGACACCACCAGCGGCGAGCGCTACGCCCTGCGCCTGAACGTCAATTCGCGGCGGTCCCCGGCCCAACTGGCCGCCGAGGTGGCGTGGCTGGCGGCCCTGGCTCAGGACACCGACCTGCAGCTGCCCGTGCCGCGGCCCCGCCGCGACGGCGCCCTGCTGGGCGAGGTCTGGAACGAGGCGCTGGGTGCGCCGCTGCCCGCCACCCTGTTTTCCTGGCTGCCGGGCCGGGACCTGGGGGAACAGGCCACGCCCCGGCAGCTGCGCGAGGTGGGGCGCGCGGCGGCCCTCCTGCACCGCCACGCCCAGGGCTTCACGCTGCCCGCTGGCGTGGCCCTGCAGTCCCTGCGGGACCCCCTGATGGGCATGGGCGACAACCTGCGCCCCGGCCCGCTGCTCCCCGAAGACGCGCTGGCGGTGGTTCAGGCGGTGCGCACCCAGGTGGATGCCGTCCTGGCCCGCCTGTATGCCGCGCAGGCCCCGCGCCCGCTGCATGCGGACCTGCACCTGTGGAACGTGAAATGGCACCGGGGCCGCCTGAGCGTCTTTGATTTCGATGACAGCGGCCTGGGCCTGCCCGTGCAGGACCTGACCATCAGCGCCTATTACCTGCGGCCCAAAGCGGAGCTGGAAGCGGCCCTGCTGGACGGTTACGCCGCTGTGGCCCCCCTGCCCGACGTGGCCCCAGCCGACTACGAAACCCTGGTGGCGGGCCGGGCGGTGGTGCTGCTGAACGACCTGCTGGTGAACACGAACGCCGAATTGCAGGCCATCCTGCCGCGCTACGTGCCGAACAGCGTGACCAAGCTGCGCGCCTACCTGGACAGCGGCGTGTTCCGCCACGACGTGCCGGGCCTGCTGGACAAGTCGTAA
- a CDS encoding PH domain-containing protein gives MSPVDVAVHTEAIPRWWPWARLALVLPLLLVPALTLGPVLLELPVYRVQGGQITARSLGAHTVIPAGTPVERRPVGLRGKNIGSALPGYTVGLFRTDLGRAQLFSDGSQDVAALVFATRPPTVLTPADPDALLQAWRAGETATFRPAQPARPGWDLLLLLPLLPLVVFLYSRPRVRYLLDGDTLVVRTAGSTTRFPRTGTRATLTTVPLGLRLFGTALPGYYSGTFSTGAVPGGRVQAAAGSSRPARALLLEAGGPTFYLTPQDPETLAAWFTPAP, from the coding sequence ATGTCTCCGGTTGATGTCGCTGTTCATACAGAAGCCATCCCCCGCTGGTGGCCCTGGGCGCGGCTGGCCCTGGTGTTGCCCCTGCTTCTGGTGCCCGCGCTGACCCTGGGCCCGGTGCTGCTGGAGCTGCCGGTCTACCGCGTGCAAGGCGGCCAGATCACGGCCAGGTCGCTGGGGGCCCACACGGTGATTCCAGCTGGAACGCCCGTGGAGCGCCGTCCCGTTGGGCTGCGGGGCAAGAACATCGGCTCGGCCCTGCCCGGCTACACGGTGGGCCTGTTCCGCACTGACCTGGGGCGCGCGCAGCTGTTCAGTGACGGCTCGCAGGATGTGGCGGCCCTGGTGTTCGCCACCCGCCCCCCCACCGTCCTGACCCCCGCCGACCCGGACGCCCTGCTGCAGGCGTGGCGGGCCGGAGAGACGGCGACATTTCGCCCGGCGCAGCCCGCGCGCCCCGGCTGGGATCTGCTGCTGCTGTTGCCCCTACTGCCGTTGGTGGTTTTTCTGTACAGCCGCCCCCGGGTGCGCTACCTGCTGGACGGGGACACGCTGGTGGTCCGGACTGCCGGCAGCACCACCCGCTTTCCCCGCACCGGCACGCGCGCCACCCTCACCACCGTGCCGCTGGGCCTGCGGCTGTTTGGCACCGCGCTGCCCGGTTACTACAGCGGCACCTTCAGCACGGGCGCGGTGCCCGGTGGCCGGGTCCAGGCCGCTGCCGGAAGCAGCCGCCCCGCGCGGGCCCTGCTGCTGGAAGCTGGTGGGCCCACCTTTTACCTCACGCCACAGGACCCGGAAACGCTGGCTGCGTGGTTCACGCCGGCGCCCTGA
- a CDS encoding DsbA family protein: MKRFSLSSALRGAALILSLGGAAQAQLFATPQDTAAQAVLKGFTPDGTVLRRGATTVTLDVAGGYVVGVLTETDNLNDLARGIAAGWGMKEADLPRLAQSLAQPQLRAQLAEGLQDFSDDNATDFFVIKATGTGAQTRYRAYTAIQIWPDSAFPVTRNVAGSAAAPNTLRIFSDFQCPYCKQLWDTALPEWERQPNVYRTAHYQFPLDFHKNAFSAAEASECAGAQGKFWPYADVLFDQFSSWTRLDPKDTPGRYSAYAKTAGLDTAAFKTCLGQRTFKASVEAQYKAGVALGVRGTPTVFLNGIKLMDYRSAEEQAVVQAITSATPSAASLIDTRVKSLR, translated from the coding sequence GTGAAGCGTTTTTCTCTGTCATCCGCGCTGCGCGGCGCCGCCCTGATCCTGAGTCTGGGGGGCGCCGCGCAGGCCCAGCTCTTTGCCACGCCGCAGGACACGGCGGCCCAGGCGGTTCTCAAAGGCTTTACCCCGGACGGCACTGTGCTGCGCCGGGGAGCCACCACGGTCACCCTGGACGTGGCCGGCGGGTACGTGGTGGGGGTCCTGACCGAAACCGACAACCTGAACGATCTGGCGCGCGGCATCGCAGCCGGCTGGGGTATGAAGGAAGCGGACCTGCCCCGCCTCGCCCAGAGCCTGGCGCAGCCGCAGCTGCGGGCGCAGCTGGCCGAAGGCCTGCAGGACTTCAGCGACGACAACGCCACCGACTTTTTCGTGATCAAGGCCACGGGCACCGGCGCCCAGACCCGCTACCGCGCCTACACCGCCATTCAGATCTGGCCTGACAGCGCCTTTCCGGTCACCAGGAACGTGGCGGGGAGCGCAGCGGCGCCCAACACCCTGCGCATTTTCAGCGATTTCCAGTGCCCCTACTGCAAGCAGCTGTGGGACACCGCCCTGCCCGAGTGGGAGCGGCAGCCGAACGTGTACCGCACCGCCCACTACCAGTTTCCGCTGGATTTCCATAAAAACGCCTTCAGCGCCGCCGAGGCCAGCGAGTGTGCCGGCGCCCAGGGCAAGTTCTGGCCCTACGCCGACGTGCTGTTCGACCAGTTCAGCAGCTGGACCCGGCTGGACCCCAAGGACACCCCGGGCCGCTACAGCGCTTACGCCAAGACGGCTGGCCTGGACACGGCCGCGTTCAAGACCTGCCTGGGCCAGCGCACTTTCAAGGCCAGTGTCGAGGCGCAGTACAAGGCCGGGGTGGCCCTGGGCGTGCGCGGCACCCCCACGGTGTTCCTGAACGGCATCAAGCTCATGGATTACCGCAGCGCCGAGGAGCAGGCGGTGGTGCAGGCCATCACCTCGGCTACGCCGTCGGCGGCCAGCCTGATTGACACGCGGGTCAAGAGCCTGCGCTAA